Proteins from a single region of Vulgatibacter sp.:
- the nrfH gene encoding cytochrome c nitrite reductase small subunit — translation MAPSIKSRSAFAIATLALAVAIGAAVGTGGYTFVYAKGYSYLQDDPTACANCHVMENHYAGWTKSSHRSVATCNDCHAPTGLVAKYVNKADNGFWHGLKFTTGEFKDPIQIRAHNREITEAACRNCHGALVDQMDTAHADAEGVSCIRCHGSVGHPDDR, via the coding sequence ATGGCCCCATCGATCAAGAGCCGCTCCGCCTTCGCCATCGCCACCCTCGCCCTCGCTGTCGCCATCGGCGCCGCGGTGGGCACGGGCGGCTACACCTTCGTCTATGCGAAGGGCTACTCGTACCTGCAGGACGATCCCACGGCGTGCGCCAACTGCCACGTCATGGAGAACCACTACGCCGGCTGGACGAAGTCGAGCCACCGCTCCGTGGCGACCTGCAACGACTGCCACGCGCCGACGGGCCTCGTCGCCAAATACGTGAACAAGGCCGACAACGGCTTCTGGCACGGCCTCAAATTCACCACCGGCGAGTTCAAGGACCCGATCCAGATCCGCGCCCACAACCGCGAGATCACCGAGGCGGCCTGCCGCAACTGCCACGGGGCGCTGGTCGACCAGATGGACACCGCCCACGCGGACGCGGAAGGGGTGAGCTGCATCCGGTGCCACGGCTCGGTGGGCCACCCCGACGATCGCTAG
- the cysK gene encoding cysteine synthase A, whose amino-acid sequence MHGRVYDDVTQLIGRTPIVRLSRTTGPGEATILAKVEFFNPGGSVKDRIGLAMIEDAEKDGRLKPGMTVIEPTSGNTGVALAMVCAVKGYRCVLTMPESMSVERRRILEAYGAELVLTPAAKGMNGAVEAAQEIVRDLGEKGFMPQQFENPSNPAVHRRTTAAEILADLDITKVDAVVLGIGTGGTISGAGKALKEKNPDLRIVAAEPKRSPLLTEGKAGPHRIQGWGANFIPAILDRSVYDEVIDVTDQDAYLAARDLARQEGLLVGVSCGGALVAAREVARRLGPGKTVLTLLPDTGERYWSSFAAFAEELASAAQP is encoded by the coding sequence ATGCACGGACGGGTCTACGACGACGTCACCCAGCTCATCGGCCGCACGCCCATCGTGCGGCTCTCGCGCACCACCGGCCCCGGGGAGGCGACCATCCTCGCCAAGGTCGAGTTCTTCAACCCCGGTGGCTCGGTGAAGGACCGGATCGGCCTCGCGATGATCGAGGACGCCGAGAAGGACGGCCGCCTGAAGCCCGGGATGACCGTGATCGAGCCCACCTCCGGCAACACCGGCGTCGCCCTGGCGATGGTCTGCGCGGTGAAGGGCTACCGCTGCGTCCTCACCATGCCCGAGAGCATGAGCGTCGAGCGCCGCCGCATCCTCGAGGCCTACGGCGCCGAGCTCGTCCTCACCCCGGCGGCCAAGGGCATGAACGGCGCCGTCGAGGCAGCGCAGGAGATCGTCCGCGACCTCGGCGAGAAGGGCTTCATGCCCCAGCAGTTCGAGAACCCGTCGAACCCCGCGGTCCACCGCCGCACCACCGCCGCGGAGATCCTCGCGGACCTCGACATCACGAAGGTCGACGCGGTGGTCCTCGGCATCGGCACCGGCGGCACCATCTCCGGTGCGGGCAAGGCCCTCAAGGAGAAGAACCCCGACCTGCGCATCGTCGCCGCGGAGCCGAAGCGCTCGCCGCTCCTCACCGAGGGCAAGGCGGGTCCCCACCGGATCCAGGGCTGGGGCGCCAACTTCATCCCGGCGATCCTCGACCGCTCGGTCTACGACGAGGTGATCGACGTCACCGACCAGGACGCCTACCTCGCCGCCCGCGACCTCGCCAGGCAGGAGGGGCTCCTCGTCGGCGTCTCCTGCGGCGGCGCCCTCGTCGCCGCCCGCGAAGTGGCCCGGCGCCTCGGCCCCGGCAAGACGGTGCTCACCCTCCTGCCCGACACCGGTGAGCGCTATTGGAGCTCGTTCGCCGCCTTCGCAGAGGAGCTGGCCAGTGCCGCACAGCCCTGA
- a CDS encoding MutS-related protein codes for MDAVKRIERETVLAAGDPAAVYGERLRARREAVERLERQDGQVANARLALFVLAAILAWFSWGRGAFSAWWLLLPAAAFVALLVVHDRLLTRKARAQRAVVFYEQGLARLDGSWPGKGIDGARFDDPEHPYARDLDLFGSGSLFERICVARTAAGEETLARWLAGPASPKEIAARQGAVAELRERLDLREDLAVLGADVRAQVDPVRLAGWGAAGSALPGRGWWVAAAVLTAAGIAAVLAWPLAGAGPLPLVVVGVADFLLLRRLKEPLGTAAAALEKPGRDLSVLAEVLARLEREPVEAERLRALQALLVQDGEPASERIARLARRIEMLQAQANQFFAPIAFLLLWPVHLGYAIESWRGRHGAQVARWLEAVGELEALSSLASYAFESPGDPFPTVEEGPAHFVGERLAHPLLQGAVANDISLGGALQALVISGSNMSGKSTMLRTVGINAVLAQAGAPVRARALRLSPLAVGGTLRVQDSLQQGTSRFYAELTRLKQLVEISTGAPSLLFLIDEIFHGTNSHDRRIGAEAILRGLIERGAIGMLTTHDLALAQAAEALAPKAENVHFEDHLEEGRLAFDYTMRPGVVRKSNALELMRAVGLEV; via the coding sequence GTGGACGCCGTGAAGCGGATCGAGCGGGAGACGGTGCTGGCGGCGGGTGATCCCGCGGCGGTCTACGGTGAGCGCCTGCGGGCCAGGCGGGAGGCGGTCGAGCGGCTGGAGCGACAGGACGGCCAGGTCGCCAACGCCCGCCTCGCCCTCTTCGTCCTCGCGGCGATCCTCGCCTGGTTCTCCTGGGGCAGGGGCGCCTTCTCCGCGTGGTGGCTCCTCCTCCCTGCAGCCGCCTTCGTCGCGCTGCTGGTGGTCCACGATCGCCTCCTCACCCGCAAGGCCCGCGCCCAGCGCGCCGTGGTCTTCTACGAGCAGGGCCTCGCGCGCCTCGACGGAAGCTGGCCCGGCAAGGGGATCGACGGCGCCCGCTTCGACGATCCCGAGCATCCCTACGCCAGGGATCTCGACCTCTTCGGCAGCGGCTCACTCTTCGAGCGGATCTGCGTGGCCCGCACCGCAGCAGGCGAGGAGACCCTGGCCCGCTGGCTCGCAGGTCCCGCTTCACCAAAGGAGATCGCAGCGCGGCAGGGCGCCGTCGCCGAGCTCCGCGAGCGGCTCGATCTCCGCGAGGATCTCGCCGTGCTCGGCGCCGACGTCCGCGCCCAGGTGGATCCGGTGCGGCTCGCAGGCTGGGGCGCCGCAGGCTCGGCGTTGCCGGGGCGGGGCTGGTGGGTGGCTGCTGCGGTGCTCACCGCCGCAGGCATCGCCGCTGTCCTCGCCTGGCCCCTGGCTGGCGCGGGTCCGCTGCCGCTGGTGGTGGTGGGCGTCGCCGACTTCCTCCTCCTCCGCCGCCTGAAGGAGCCCCTCGGCACCGCAGCCGCTGCGCTGGAGAAGCCCGGCAGGGATCTCTCCGTGCTGGCGGAGGTTCTCGCCCGCCTCGAGCGGGAGCCGGTGGAGGCGGAGCGGCTCCGCGCCCTGCAGGCGCTGCTGGTGCAGGACGGCGAGCCCGCCTCGGAGCGGATCGCCAGGCTCGCCCGGCGCATCGAGATGCTCCAGGCGCAGGCCAACCAATTCTTCGCGCCGATCGCCTTCCTCCTCCTCTGGCCGGTGCACCTCGGCTACGCGATCGAATCCTGGCGCGGGCGCCACGGCGCCCAGGTCGCCCGCTGGCTGGAGGCGGTGGGTGAGCTCGAGGCCCTCTCCTCGCTGGCGTCCTACGCCTTCGAGAGCCCCGGCGATCCCTTCCCCACGGTGGAGGAGGGGCCGGCCCACTTCGTCGGCGAACGGCTCGCCCATCCGCTCCTCCAGGGCGCGGTGGCCAACGACATCTCCCTGGGCGGCGCGCTCCAGGCGCTGGTGATCAGCGGCTCCAACATGTCGGGCAAGAGCACCATGCTCCGCACCGTGGGGATCAACGCGGTCCTCGCCCAGGCCGGGGCGCCGGTGCGGGCCCGCGCCTTGCGCCTCTCGCCGCTGGCGGTGGGCGGCACCCTGCGGGTGCAGGACTCGCTGCAGCAGGGCACCTCGCGCTTCTACGCGGAGCTCACGCGCCTCAAGCAGCTGGTGGAGATCTCCACCGGCGCGCCGTCGCTCCTCTTCCTGATCGACGAGATCTTCCACGGCACCAATTCGCACGACCGCCGCATCGGCGCCGAGGCGATCCTGCGGGGGCTGATCGAGCGCGGGGCGATCGGGATGCTCACCACCCACGACCTCGCCCTCGCACAGGCGGCGGAGGCGTTGGCGCCGAAGGCGGAGAACGTCCACTTCGAGGATCACCTCGAGGAGGGAAGGCTCGCCTTCGACTACACGATGCGGCCGGGCGTGGTGCGCAAGAGCAACGCGCTGGAGCTGATGCGGGCGGTTGGGCTCGAGGTCTGA
- the epsC gene encoding serine O-acetyltransferase EpsC has protein sequence MPHSPDRLTDPRFSQAVEELLGSYVSQGGINHIEGHNLPTQETVHAIIRELEAVLFPGYYEAERLGRRNARYVIGERCARIFHQLAQEVAKSLEHTERCETAGDEVSGPRAEMRGEQIAMELLEALPAIRELLHEDAQAAVDGDPAARSIVEVLLSYPSVRAIGIFRVAHFLHGKQVPLIPRMMTEYVHARTGIDIHPGATIGAGLFIDHGTGVVIGETAKIGKRCKIYQGVTLGALSVERHGEPGWKPQQRHPTLEDHVTVYAGATILGGRTVIGEGSVIGGNVWLTRSVPPGTKVQIEPPYLIYRAKGSEPVKEAIDYAI, from the coding sequence GTGCCGCACAGCCCTGACCGGCTGACCGATCCGCGCTTCAGCCAGGCGGTGGAGGAGCTCCTCGGCTCCTACGTCTCCCAGGGCGGGATCAACCACATCGAGGGGCACAACCTCCCCACGCAGGAGACGGTGCACGCCATCATCCGCGAGCTGGAGGCGGTGCTCTTCCCCGGCTACTACGAGGCCGAGCGGCTCGGGCGGCGCAACGCCCGCTACGTGATCGGCGAGCGCTGCGCCCGGATCTTCCACCAGCTCGCGCAGGAGGTGGCCAAGAGCCTCGAGCACACGGAGCGCTGCGAGACCGCAGGCGACGAGGTGAGCGGGCCCCGGGCGGAGATGCGCGGCGAGCAGATCGCGATGGAGCTGCTCGAGGCGCTGCCTGCGATCCGCGAGCTCCTCCACGAGGACGCACAGGCAGCGGTGGACGGCGATCCCGCGGCGCGCTCGATCGTCGAGGTGCTGCTCTCCTATCCGTCGGTGCGGGCCATCGGCATCTTCCGGGTGGCCCACTTCCTCCACGGGAAGCAGGTGCCGCTCATCCCGCGCATGATGACCGAGTACGTGCACGCGCGGACCGGCATCGACATCCACCCGGGCGCCACCATCGGCGCCGGCCTCTTCATCGACCACGGCACCGGCGTGGTGATCGGCGAGACGGCGAAGATCGGCAAACGCTGCAAGATCTACCAGGGCGTCACTCTGGGCGCCTTGAGCGTGGAGCGGCACGGCGAACCGGGGTGGAAGCCGCAGCAGCGCCACCCCACCCTCGAGGATCACGTCACCGTCTACGCCGGCGCGACGATCCTCGGCGGACGCACGGTGATCGGCGAGGGGAGCGTGATCGGCGGCAACGTCTGGCTGACGCGCTCAGTGCCGCCGGGCACCAAGGTGCAGATCGAGCCGCCGTACCTGATCTACCGGGCGAAGGGCAGCGAGCCGGTGAAGGAAGCGATCGACTACGCCATCTGA
- a CDS encoding DUF1622 domain-containing protein, producing the protein MQEWVELAARAVEAVGVITILAGTIVSLILVSMRAGWDLRLWYLLYRRFLGHAILLGLEFLVAADIIRTVSHIPSIENVLTLAMIVLIRTFLSFTLEVELEGRWPWQSSSRRAPKDS; encoded by the coding sequence ATGCAGGAATGGGTCGAGCTGGCAGCGCGGGCGGTCGAGGCGGTGGGGGTGATCACCATCCTCGCCGGCACGATCGTCTCGCTGATCCTCGTCTCCATGCGAGCGGGGTGGGACCTGCGCCTCTGGTACCTGCTCTACCGGCGCTTCCTCGGCCACGCGATTCTGCTCGGCCTCGAATTCCTCGTGGCGGCGGACATCATCCGTACCGTGAGCCACATCCCCTCGATCGAGAACGTGCTCACCCTCGCTATGATCGTGCTGATCCGCACCTTCCTCAGCTTCACCCTCGAGGTGGAGCTCGAGGGGCGCTGGCCCTGGCAGAGCAGCAGCAGGCGCGCGCCGAAGGACTCTTGA
- a CDS encoding GNAT family N-acetyltransferase, whose product MIDLVPAISFSLPQLAAIFARSFEGYFVPFPEDPVRVEALIRCEGVHLADSRVALSAGEPVGLVLVSRRDRESRIAAMGIVPAFRGKRVGEEMLRPLLEEARSRADEQVRLEVIDVNHRAVRLYERVGFQRSRHLVGFEGVIDPEAAPLDRASIEEVAALLPVGLPWSCAANTLRNLASPTYAVRLGSAVAIVRVGEAIGLRAIAVEPEGRRQGAALRLLRAIAAAHPGKRWQIPGIVPEGPAAELLRRVGLQPGAFSQWEMSWTP is encoded by the coding sequence ATGATCGATCTCGTTCCCGCGATCTCGTTCTCCCTGCCGCAGCTCGCCGCCATCTTCGCGCGATCGTTCGAGGGCTATTTCGTGCCCTTCCCCGAAGATCCCGTGCGGGTGGAGGCGCTGATCCGCTGCGAGGGCGTGCACCTGGCCGACAGCCGCGTCGCCCTCTCCGCCGGGGAGCCGGTGGGCCTGGTGCTCGTCTCACGCCGCGATCGCGAGAGCCGGATCGCCGCGATGGGCATCGTGCCGGCGTTCCGCGGCAAGCGGGTGGGGGAGGAGATGCTCCGCCCCCTCCTCGAGGAGGCGCGCAGCCGCGCGGACGAGCAGGTCCGCCTCGAGGTGATCGACGTCAACCACCGGGCGGTCCGGCTCTACGAGCGAGTGGGCTTCCAGCGGTCCCGCCATCTGGTGGGGTTCGAGGGCGTGATCGATCCGGAGGCGGCGCCGCTCGATCGCGCGTCGATCGAGGAGGTGGCGGCGCTGCTGCCCGTGGGGCTGCCGTGGTCGTGTGCCGCCAATACCCTGCGCAATCTCGCCTCGCCCACCTACGCCGTCCGGCTCGGGAGCGCCGTGGCGATCGTGCGGGTCGGGGAAGCGATCGGTCTGCGGGCGATCGCGGTGGAGCCGGAAGGCCGCCGGCAGGGCGCGGCGCTGCGCCTGCTCCGCGCGATCGCCGCTGCACATCCGGGCAAGCGTTGGCAGATCCCCGGCATCGTACCGGAGGGGCCTGCCGCCGAGCTGCTCCGCCGCGTGGGGCTGCAGCCCGGCGCGTTCTCGCAGTGGGAGATGTCGTGGACGCCGTGA
- a CDS encoding ammonia-forming cytochrome c nitrite reductase subunit c552, protein MNTPENKTSRRLGTLVLAAVVAAAAAAGAAALLVNITEKKQEARQPFFSVVELTDETDDPAIWGKNFPIQYDQYTKTVDMERTKHGGSEALPHEPTAQDPRTVVSQSKIELDPRLKKLWAGYAFAKDFREERGHAYMFEDQKLTQRVHVVNQPGTCMHCHASVYNVYKKAGDGDLMAGFEKVNQMPYHDAAKLAEHPVACIDCHDPKTMQLRVTRPGFIEGIAALKKHEGIANYDVNRDATRQEMRSYVCGQCHVEYHFKGDKKRLTYPWENGLTVDGAYEYYQEIGFKDWTHAETGAPSLKAQHPEFELYSQGTHAKAGVACADCHMPYTRVGAQKVSDHHVRSPLLNVNKACQTCHKASEAELQARVEGIQDKTIHMRDKAMDAHMALIEDIKEAKAAGFTAEQLAKALELQRKSGFYTDYVEAENSVGFHAPQEAMRILGEAAEYARLGQLAVREAGFVPTKKTEEPSPVMTAVPAPAPAAAPAAPAAPAPAQQPTPTATAH, encoded by the coding sequence ATGAACACCCCTGAGAACAAGACTTCTCGCCGCCTGGGCACCCTCGTCCTCGCGGCGGTGGTGGCTGCCGCCGCAGCAGCGGGGGCCGCCGCACTCCTCGTCAACATCACCGAGAAGAAGCAGGAGGCCAGGCAGCCATTCTTCAGCGTCGTCGAGCTGACCGACGAGACCGACGATCCGGCGATCTGGGGGAAGAACTTCCCGATCCAATACGACCAGTACACCAAGACCGTCGACATGGAGCGCACCAAGCACGGTGGCTCCGAGGCCCTGCCCCACGAGCCCACCGCCCAGGATCCGCGCACCGTGGTCTCGCAGTCGAAGATCGAGCTCGATCCGCGGCTGAAGAAGCTCTGGGCCGGCTACGCCTTCGCCAAGGACTTCCGCGAGGAGCGCGGCCACGCCTACATGTTCGAGGACCAGAAGCTCACCCAGCGCGTCCACGTGGTGAACCAGCCGGGCACCTGCATGCACTGCCACGCGTCGGTCTACAACGTCTACAAGAAGGCCGGCGACGGCGACCTGATGGCGGGCTTCGAGAAGGTCAACCAGATGCCCTACCACGACGCCGCCAAGCTCGCGGAGCATCCGGTCGCCTGCATCGACTGCCACGACCCGAAGACGATGCAGCTGCGCGTGACCCGCCCCGGCTTCATCGAAGGGATCGCCGCCCTCAAGAAGCACGAGGGAATCGCCAACTACGACGTGAACCGCGACGCCACGAGGCAGGAGATGCGCTCCTACGTCTGCGGCCAGTGCCACGTCGAGTACCACTTCAAGGGCGACAAGAAGCGCCTCACCTATCCCTGGGAGAACGGTCTCACCGTCGACGGCGCCTACGAGTACTACCAGGAGATCGGCTTCAAGGACTGGACCCACGCCGAGACCGGTGCGCCCTCCCTGAAGGCCCAGCACCCCGAGTTCGAGCTCTACAGCCAGGGCACCCACGCCAAGGCCGGCGTCGCCTGCGCCGACTGCCACATGCCCTATACCCGCGTCGGCGCGCAGAAGGTCTCCGACCACCACGTGCGCAGCCCGCTGCTCAACGTGAACAAGGCCTGCCAGACCTGCCACAAGGCGAGCGAGGCCGAGCTCCAGGCCCGCGTCGAAGGGATCCAGGACAAGACCATCCACATGCGCGACAAGGCCATGGACGCCCACATGGCGCTGATCGAGGACATCAAGGAGGCGAAGGCCGCGGGCTTCACCGCCGAGCAGCTCGCCAAGGCCCTCGAGCTCCAGCGCAAGTCCGGCTTCTACACCGACTACGTCGAGGCCGAGAACTCGGTGGGCTTCCACGCGCCGCAGGAGGCGATGCGCATCCTCGGCGAGGCGGCGGAGTACGCCCGCCTCGGCCAGCTCGCGGTGCGGGAGGCAGGCTTCGTCCCCACGAAGAAGACCGAGGAGCCGAGCCCGGTGATGACCGCCGTGCCCGCACCGGCCCCCGCTGCAGCGCCCGCCGCTCCCGCAGCCCCCGCCCCGGCACAGCAGCCCACCCCGACCGCCACCGCCCACTGA
- a CDS encoding sulfatase-like hydrolase/transferase encodes MSARSYLRPALFWALLHGLLVVLFFAGPLARAVEPLPGATAAALRFGFVLQGLFVGLVAFLATLPLLVLGRRYAVAAPLLLGLVGLFFLFDSLVYASLGFHVNGLVLQVAMQPGALEETGLPAGEVALFGVAVVAVLALDTWLGSRFLRRFAGGRRTWPWALAVLLLWVGDRLAVAGLTFDGGQAVMAAGTTMPLQPPIRMNKLLGKLTGRKAVADLRLDTLPQAGTPPGKLDPASVHFRRKPDVVVLLIESLRADFLTPEVMPSLVRRAEAGTVFTRHHASASSTHFALFSLFYGLDAQRRDAVIGAGRSPLLFPALKANGYQTSLLAASSVDWMDLKETVFRDVLDGLQTDFKGVGHTRDVQMMERAEAIVAGARQEAPLFLFLFFDGTHFNYTYPERSAVFAPAWDGKGSMAAARVDPALLVARAKNAAREVDTKIEAFLQHWQATRGTRPTLIVTGDHGEEFREHGRVGHSSDVTREQIHVPMVVIDEILEPGRIDRVTGHVDVVPTLFSLLGDEHDPSLFADGLPMHTAPADRYILATVGWEPRFALVGAELKVRFLGQDGGFGSVQVTDLFDRPLPDGEARFRAEAPRLIRTLRGQMGSQTLSAAP; translated from the coding sequence TTGTCCGCACGCTCCTACCTACGCCCCGCGCTCTTCTGGGCCCTGCTCCACGGCCTGCTCGTGGTCCTCTTCTTCGCGGGCCCGCTCGCGCGCGCGGTGGAGCCACTCCCGGGCGCGACCGCCGCGGCGCTCCGGTTCGGCTTCGTCCTCCAGGGGCTCTTCGTCGGCCTCGTCGCGTTCCTCGCCACGCTGCCGCTCCTGGTGCTCGGCCGCCGCTACGCCGTCGCGGCGCCCCTCCTCCTCGGCCTCGTCGGCCTCTTCTTCCTCTTCGACAGCCTGGTCTACGCCTCGCTCGGCTTCCACGTGAACGGCCTGGTGCTGCAGGTGGCGATGCAGCCCGGCGCCCTCGAGGAGACGGGCCTGCCCGCAGGCGAGGTGGCGCTCTTCGGCGTCGCCGTGGTGGCGGTGCTGGCGCTCGACACCTGGCTCGGCAGCCGCTTCCTCCGCCGCTTCGCCGGGGGCCGGCGCACCTGGCCGTGGGCCCTCGCGGTGCTGCTGCTCTGGGTGGGCGATCGCCTCGCGGTGGCGGGTCTCACCTTCGACGGCGGCCAGGCGGTGATGGCAGCGGGAACGACGATGCCGCTCCAGCCGCCGATCCGGATGAACAAGCTCCTGGGCAAGCTCACCGGCAGGAAGGCGGTGGCGGACCTCCGCCTCGATACGCTGCCGCAGGCGGGGACGCCGCCTGGCAAACTCGATCCCGCCTCGGTCCACTTCCGCCGCAAGCCCGACGTGGTGGTGCTCCTGATCGAGAGCCTGCGGGCCGACTTCCTCACCCCCGAGGTGATGCCCAGCCTCGTCCGCCGGGCCGAAGCCGGCACGGTCTTCACCCGCCACCACGCCTCGGCGAGCTCCACCCACTTCGCGCTCTTCAGCCTCTTCTACGGCCTCGACGCACAGCGCCGCGACGCGGTGATCGGCGCCGGCAGGTCGCCGCTCCTCTTCCCGGCGCTCAAGGCCAACGGCTACCAGACCTCGCTGCTCGCAGCCTCCTCCGTCGACTGGATGGATCTCAAGGAGACGGTCTTCCGCGACGTGCTCGACGGCCTGCAGACCGACTTCAAGGGCGTCGGCCACACCCGCGACGTGCAGATGATGGAGCGGGCGGAGGCGATCGTCGCCGGGGCGCGGCAGGAGGCGCCGCTCTTCCTCTTCCTCTTCTTCGACGGCACCCACTTCAACTACACCTACCCCGAGCGCTCGGCGGTCTTCGCGCCGGCCTGGGACGGCAAGGGGAGCATGGCCGCCGCCCGGGTCGATCCGGCGCTGCTGGTGGCCCGGGCGAAGAACGCCGCCCGCGAGGTGGACACCAAGATCGAGGCGTTCCTCCAGCATTGGCAGGCGACCCGCGGAACGCGGCCGACGCTGATCGTCACCGGCGACCACGGCGAGGAGTTCCGCGAACACGGCCGCGTCGGCCACTCCTCGGACGTCACCCGCGAGCAGATCCACGTGCCGATGGTGGTGATCGACGAGATCCTCGAGCCGGGGCGGATCGATCGGGTCACCGGCCACGTGGACGTGGTGCCCACGCTCTTCTCCCTCCTCGGCGACGAGCACGATCCCTCGCTCTTCGCCGACGGCCTGCCGATGCACACCGCGCCGGCGGATCGCTACATCCTCGCGACGGTGGGCTGGGAGCCGCGTTTCGCCCTGGTCGGCGCGGAGCTGAAGGTGCGCTTCCTCGGCCAGGACGGCGGCTTCGGCTCGGTGCAGGTGACCGATCTCTTCGACCGGCCGCTGCCCGACGGCGAGGCCCGTTTCCGCGCCGAGGCGCCGCGGCTGATCCGCACGCTGCGGGGCCAGATGGGCTCCCAGACCCTCTCCGCCGCGCCTTGA
- a CDS encoding type II toxin-antitoxin system HicA family toxin, with protein sequence MTRRAKLEAAIRNNPRNVRFADLCRLLEHAGFRLERTRGSHHVFRRAGLPLVNLQATSDGRAKAYQVEQVLSMLDEMEAGK encoded by the coding sequence ATGACTCGGCGGGCGAAGCTCGAGGCGGCGATTCGGAACAATCCCCGCAACGTGCGGTTCGCCGACCTGTGCAGGCTGCTCGAGCATGCGGGTTTCCGTCTCGAACGAACGAGAGGCTCCCACCACGTGTTCCGGAGGGCGGGGCTGCCGCTGGTCAACCTGCAGGCAACCTCGGACGGGCGAGCGAAGGCGTACCAGGTCGAGCAGGTGCTCTCGATGCTCGACGAAATGGAAGCGGGGAAGTAG
- a CDS encoding type II toxin-antitoxin system HicB family antitoxin, translating into MKPSHYSIHVTWSEEDDCFVARVPALPGCAAHGASAAEATANAEDAAALLLEVMAEHGEPPPTEDSEPPHSGNIRLRLPRSLHGRLDALAHAEGVSLNQLMVALLAEGIGYRAAAAGEGRALAAFREAEPPYGAGTSSAATKPNAPARRRTRPGK; encoded by the coding sequence ATGAAGCCGTCGCACTACAGCATCCACGTGACCTGGAGCGAAGAGGACGATTGCTTCGTCGCCCGCGTGCCGGCGCTACCAGGATGTGCGGCACACGGGGCGAGCGCGGCGGAGGCGACGGCGAACGCCGAGGACGCGGCCGCGCTGCTGCTCGAGGTGATGGCAGAACACGGCGAGCCGCCTCCCACCGAGGATTCGGAGCCGCCGCACTCGGGAAACATCCGGCTCCGCCTGCCACGCTCGCTGCACGGCCGGTTGGATGCGCTGGCCCACGCCGAAGGCGTCTCGCTCAACCAGCTCATGGTCGCGCTGCTGGCAGAGGGGATCGGGTACCGCGCAGCCGCGGCGGGCGAGGGGCGGGCACTTGCCGCGTTCCGGGAAGCCGAGCCGCCGTACGGCGCCGGCACTTCCTCCGCCGCCACCAAGCCGAACGCGCCAGCCCGGCGCCGCACCAGGCCCGGCAAGTAG
- a CDS encoding CPBP family intramembrane glutamic endopeptidase, translating to MLLVGTLAFAPQHAAPELTRPEFRGRWAWLAGLLALAAVLWLYRGAIVRAAAPAAIFPSLTPAVISGALFAPLVEEWIFRGVLWRQLAPAGAPPRAVAAALLATSIAFGLWHLPFADHAPIHVHALFGAAMGLLRWRTGSIVPGIALHGLGNLLSFVR from the coding sequence GTGCTCCTCGTCGGCACCCTGGCCTTCGCGCCCCAGCACGCGGCACCCGAGCTCACCCGCCCCGAGTTCCGCGGCAGGTGGGCGTGGCTCGCAGGCCTCCTCGCCCTGGCGGCGGTGCTCTGGCTCTACCGGGGCGCCATCGTCCGGGCGGCGGCGCCGGCGGCGATCTTCCCCTCGCTCACCCCCGCCGTGATCAGCGGTGCGCTCTTCGCGCCGCTCGTCGAGGAGTGGATCTTCCGCGGCGTGCTCTGGCGGCAGCTCGCGCCGGCAGGTGCACCGCCCCGCGCCGTTGCCGCCGCCCTGCTCGCCACCTCGATCGCCTTCGGTCTCTGGCACCTTCCCTTCGCCGACCACGCGCCCATCCACGTGCACGCCCTCTTCGGCGCAGCGATGGGCCTGCTCCGCTGGCGGACGGGCAGCATCGTCCCCGGCATCGCCCTGCACGGCCTCGGGAACCTTCTCTCCTTCGTGCGCTGA
- the def gene encoding peptide deformylase — protein sequence MTIRKIATIGHPVLRQQARAVTRAELETPAMQAFIDDLIETMREANGAGLAANQVHEPVQITVIEVGDNPRYPYKPKIPLTVLVNPVIEPLDDELFENFEGCLSVPDLRGVVPRHVRIRVKAWDRHGNEIDEVVQGLSAGTYQHECDHLLGKLFVDRVKDTTTLCTWKEFERHHKDAFVERVRALVARFGS from the coding sequence ATGACCATCCGCAAGATCGCCACCATCGGCCATCCCGTCCTCCGCCAGCAGGCCCGCGCCGTCACCCGCGCCGAGCTCGAGACGCCTGCGATGCAGGCCTTCATCGACGACCTGATCGAGACGATGCGCGAGGCGAACGGCGCCGGCCTCGCCGCCAACCAGGTCCACGAGCCGGTGCAGATCACGGTGATCGAGGTGGGCGACAACCCCCGCTATCCGTACAAGCCGAAGATCCCGCTCACCGTGCTGGTGAACCCGGTGATCGAGCCGCTGGACGACGAGCTCTTCGAGAACTTCGAGGGCTGCCTCTCCGTGCCCGACTTGCGCGGCGTGGTGCCGCGCCACGTGCGGATCCGGGTGAAGGCCTGGGATCGCCACGGCAACGAGATCGACGAGGTGGTGCAGGGGCTCTCCGCCGGCACCTACCAGCACGAGTGTGATCACCTGCTGGGCAAGCTCTTCGTCGATCGGGTGAAGGACACCACCACGCTCTGCACGTGGAAGGAGTTCGAGCGGCACCACAAGGATGCCTTCGTCGAGCGGGTGCGGGCGCTGGTGGCGCGCTTCGGGAGCTGA